A single genomic interval of Anthonomus grandis grandis chromosome 17, icAntGran1.3, whole genome shotgun sequence harbors:
- the LOC126746353 gene encoding nucleotide exchange factor SIL1 — MYPQALIIPVILTVSLCSDNKGAKQEEFVASDEWQEITEGQKVPAGLHYRINLSTGKKEAKILDNQEEPNSITNFITEQTLKDLDKPKNNKFRTIDEIKRDLGDLLVQPKSDLKVLKELFESYEQGNNTETVLKDLQYLGHQIDNAQEFCNLNGFKKIIYKELNSSIKGEALKLFSVLAQNNPKVKVHILETGGVAVLLKLLSLDPNEVVKNSALTALSCTLRTFPYAQNKFIEGGGLTVLTNLFGTASLKLQVKIVTFLTDLITERQQDIENFEQHQLIDVESALVRLGWCENMNLMLQDLDLDDFDSVEKVLLGMKGLSGKCQGFYDKDVLERVRRWFQLLIDGREEDDAEYLGYLVKLVSELIGNKDRVKSEL, encoded by the coding sequence ATGTACCCTCAAGCCCTAATAATACCGGTGATTTTAACCGTAAGTCTTTGCTCAGACAATAAAGGGGCGAAACAAGAGGAATTCGTGGCCTCCGATGAGTGGCAAGAAATCACAGAGGGCCAAAAGGTCCCCGCGGGGCTCCACTACCGGATCAACTTGTCCACCGGTAAAAAGGAGGCCAAAATCCTGGACAACCAAGAGGAGCCGAATAGCATAACGAACTTTATTACCGAGCAAACGTTGAAAGATCTAGACAAACCGAAGAACAACAAATTCAGAACCATCGATGAAATTAAACGGGACTTGGGAGACCTGCTGGTACAACCAAAAAGTGACCTGAAAGTACTAAAGGAACTTTTCGAGTCATACGAACAAGGGAACAATACAGAGACCGTTTTAAAGGACTTACAGTACTTGGGACACCAAATTGATAACGCGCAAGAGTTTTGCAACTTAAATGgcttcaaaaaaatcatttataaggAACTGAATTCTTCCATAAAAGGGGAGGCCCTAAAGTTGTTTTCTGTTCTGGCCCAGAACAACCCGAAAGTTAAGGTGCACATACTAGAAACTGGCGGGGTAGCAGTGTTACTAAAATTGCTCAGTTTGGACCCTAATGAGGTGGTGAAAAATAGTGCCTTGACCGCCTTAAGTTGTACTTTACGCACGTTTCCTTATGCGCAAAACAAGTTTATCGAGGGTGGAGGCCTAACAGTGTTAACCAACTTATTTGGCACCGCATCATTGAAGTTACAAGttaaaattgtcacttttttaactgatttaataACGGAGAGGCAGCAGGACATCGAGAACTTTGAGCAGCATCAATTGATTGATGTCGAAAGTGCTTTAGTGAGGTTAGGTTGGTGCGAAAACATGAATTTAATGCTGCAAGATTTGGATTTAGATGACTTTGATTCAGTTGAAAAGGTTTTGTTAGGGATGAAGGGGTTATCAGGGAAGTGCCAAGGGTTTTATGACAAGGATGTACTGGAAAGGGTGAGAAGATGGTTTCAGCTTTTAATAGATGGGCGGGAGGAGGATGATGCGGAATATCTCGGGTATTTAGTCAAACTTGTTTCCGAACTTATTGGTAACAAGGACAGGGTGAAAAGCGAGCTGTGA
- the LOC126746354 gene encoding lymphokine-activated killer T-cell-originated protein kinase homolog has protein sequence MANHEFCTPKKPPQHLLNKIKIPASPYMKKIGYGTGIAVYELERSPAYNKLRSPWAIKKLLKRNRDNGQIKSRLKQEADTLRNLVHPNIVGFRAFFEVKNVLAMEECTGCLGDLIEQRFDQETGPFGPQTITKVALDVAQALSYLHNTALIMHCDLKSYNVLIKGDFVMCKLCDFGVCLPVDKSGAVDKEKAPGAEYVGTRPWSAPEVLGHPQDISVKADIYSYGLIIWEMIALCPPLIEDVMEDISTCTELDLDKLDDLMERMGCRQRPPIPENVDLGENYNQVLEIYFCCTEEQKDKRPDATDLIGLLQELK, from the exons ATGGCGAATCACGAGTTTTGTACCCCAAAAAAGCCGCCGCAGCACCTCctcaacaaaatcaaaataccCGCGTCTCCTTACATGAAAAAAATCGGTTATGGAACAG GTATAGCGGTGTACGAACTGGAGCGTTCCCCCGCGTACAACAAACTGCGCTCCCCCTGGGCcataaaaaaactcttaaaacgCAACAGAGACAACGGCCAAATCAAGAGTCGTCTGAAACAAGAAGCGGATACCCTCAGGAACCTCGTACACCCAAACATCGTCGGTTTCCGGGCATTTTTCGAAGTCAAAAACGTCCTGGCGATGGAGGAATGCACCGGATGCCTGGGAGATCTTATCGAGCAACGATTCGACCAGGAAACGGGCCCCTTTGGGCCCCAAACCATCACCAAAGTCGCTTTGGATGTGGCCCAAGCACTGTCATACCTGCATAACACTGCATTGATCATGCATTGTGACTTAAAGTCTTATAATGTGCTTATTAAGGGTGATTTTGTGATGTGTAAACTGTGTGATTTCGGGGTGTGTTTGCCGGTGGATAAAAGTGGGGCAGTGGATAAGGAGAAGGCTCCGGGGGCGGAGTATGTGGGGACGAGGCCGTGGAGTGCTCCGGAGGTACTCGGGCATCCACAGGACATTTCTGTTAAGG CGGATATATACAGTTACGGTTTGATTATTTGGGAAATGATAGCCCTGTGCCCTCCATTAATCGAAGACGTCATGGAGGATATAAGCACTTGTACAGAGTTAGATTTGGATAAATTGGATGATTTAATGGAGAGAATGGGGTGCAGACAGAGGCCCCCCATTCCAGAGAATGTAGATTTAGGTGAAAATTATAATCAAGTTTTGGaaatttacttttgttgcaCTGAAGAACAGAAGGATAAAAGGCCGGATGCCACTGATCTCATTGGCCTTTTACAAGAATTGAAATga
- the LOC126746355 gene encoding pyridoxine-5'-phosphate oxidase, whose translation MFSLIRAQKFPCHTPKTLKITFYSMNKGEDLSDLRKQYHGKDTLFLEETIEKKDPIDLFGKWFKLVKDDPRTVEANSMCLSTCTKDGFPSGRQVLLKSYGEDGFRFCTHYTSRKGQEIEENPRGAITFYWEHFHRSVRIEGTIEKAPFSDADEYFSKRPYTSQIGALCSDQSKPVANRAVLEAKEKELKAKYKEGEVPRPPLWGIYILKPRSIEFWQGQTDRIHDRIRFRFPNEGEPDGVLSKQGDNGWIYERLCP comes from the exons ATGTTCAGTTTAATAAGGGCTCAAAAGTTCCCTTGTCATACcccaaaaacattaaaaatcacattttacaGCATGAATAAGGGGGAAG ATCTAAGCGATTTAAGAAAGCAATACCATGGCAAAGACACTTTATTCTTGGAAGAAACCATTGAAAAGAAAGACCCGATCGATCTGTTTGGAAAGTGGTTTAAATTGGTAAAAGATGACCCCAGGACTGTAGAAGCTAACTCCATGTGCCTCTCCACTTGCACTAA GGATGGTTTTCCTTCGGGACGTCAAGTCTTATTGAAGTCTTATGGTGAAGACGGCTTTAGGTTTTGCACCCACTACACTAGCAGGAAAGGCCAAGAAATC GAAGAAAACCCTCGGGGGGCCATAACATTTTACTGGGAACATTTTCACAGATCG gttaggatCGAGGGGACAATTGAAAAGGCCCCCTTTTCAGATGCTGACGAGTATTTCAGTAAAAGACCGTACACGAGCCAAATCGGGGCATTGTGTAGTGATCAGTCGAAACCTGTTGCCAACCGGGCAGTTCTTGAGGCCAAAGAGAAGGAACTGAAGGCCAAATATAAGGAGGGAGAAGTTCCCAGGCCTCCTTTATG GGGGATTTATATATTGAAGCCTCGTTCGATTGAGTTCTGGCAAGGCCAAACTGACCGGATACATGACAGGATCCGATTTAGATTTCCAAACGAAGGGGAACCCGATGGGGTTTTGAGCAAACAGGGGGACAACGGGTGGATTTATGAGAGGTTATGTCCATGA